A genomic segment from Pollutimonas thiosulfatoxidans encodes:
- a CDS encoding TerC family protein, producing MIAFFQELSWITVFQIIMVDVLLGGDNAVVIALACRNLPPKRRMQGILWGTGGAIALRVVLIFFALTLLALPFVKIVGGLLLLWIGIKLLIPEEHTGDIQGSSSLLTAIKTIIAADFVMSLDNVVAIAGAAQRAHADHQMTLIIFGLLVSVPIIIWGSTLLLRLLDRFPIIVTLGAGLLGWIAGGMLLTDVFVFRFFGPPDTLTKVAVEVFCAALVMATGHWIASRHHAERDEVQRSA from the coding sequence ATGATCGCGTTCTTCCAAGAGCTTAGCTGGATCACCGTATTCCAAATTATTATGGTCGATGTCCTGCTGGGCGGAGACAACGCCGTGGTTATCGCGCTGGCATGTCGCAATCTGCCACCCAAGCGGCGCATGCAAGGCATACTGTGGGGCACCGGGGGGGCGATCGCACTTCGGGTCGTGTTGATCTTCTTCGCGCTGACCTTGCTGGCGCTACCTTTCGTTAAAATCGTAGGCGGGCTGCTGTTGCTCTGGATCGGCATCAAGCTATTGATACCTGAAGAGCACACCGGCGATATCCAGGGAAGCAGTTCTTTGCTGACTGCCATCAAGACGATTATTGCCGCCGACTTTGTCATGAGCCTGGATAACGTGGTGGCGATCGCTGGCGCGGCGCAACGCGCACACGCTGATCATCAAATGACCCTGATCATCTTTGGCTTACTCGTCAGTGTTCCCATCATTATCTGGGGCAGCACACTATTGCTGCGCTTGCTCGATCGCTTTCCCATCATCGTCACCTTGGGCGCCGGCCTGCTCGGCTGGATAGCCGGCGGCATGCTGCTGACCGACGTTTTTGTCTTCCGTTTTTTCGGGCCACCCGATACGCTTACCAAGGTGGCGGTCGAAGTTTTCTGTGCGGCCCTGGTCATGGCCACGGGTCACTGGATTGCTTCCCGGCACCATGCCGAGCGCGACGAAGTCCAGCGTTCAGCGTGA